In the Mauremys mutica isolate MM-2020 ecotype Southern chromosome 13, ASM2049712v1, whole genome shotgun sequence genome, one interval contains:
- the LOC123347606 gene encoding uncharacterized protein LOC123347606, which produces MSWVRQAPGKGLEYVSEISTDSSTTRYADSVKGRFTISRDNSNSLVYLQMTGLRAEDTARYYCASSGFAFSSHRMSWVRQAPGKGLEWVAYIYSTSIYYSDSVKGRFTVTSDDPNKPPPGFSFPSRLGTEPPAADMTPSLAIAFLLLLPAGVYSQVSLVESGGGVRKPGETLRLTCTVSGFSLTSYEVNWVRQPAGKGLDWLGIIWTGGGTAYSNALKNRLSITKDNSKSQVFLQLTGLQPADTSVYYCARHTPRPGRSPRSEPAPGFSFPSRLGTEPPAADMTPSLAIAFLLLLPAGVYSQASLVESGGGVKKPGETLRLTCTVSRFSLTSYAVQWARQPVGKGLDWLGVIWSDGSNKFNDAFKNRLTISRDTSQSQVFLQLTGLQPADTSVYHCAGHTVRGNLLQPPLKPTLQRSSLPV; this is translated from the exons ATGAgctgggtccgccaggctcccgggaaggggctggaatatgTCTCTGAGATTAGCACGGATAGTAGCACCACACGCTATGCAGACTCGgttaaagggcgattcaccatctccagggataattcCAACAGCCTCGTGtacctgcaaatgaccggcctgagagccgaggacaccgcccggtattactGTGCAA gtTCCGGGTTCGCCTTCAGCAGCCACCGGATgagctgggtccgacaggctcccgggaaggggctggagtgggtcgccTACATTTACAGCACCAGCATATACTACAGTGACTCAGTAAAAGGGCGATTCACCGTCACCAGTGATGACCCCAACA agccaccgCCGGGCTTCAGCTTCCCATCCCGCCTGGGGACCGAGCCGCCAGCCGCAGACatgacccccagcctggccatcgccttcctcctgctgctccccgcgg GTGTCTATTCCCAGGTCAGCCTGGTGGAGTCCGGTGGGGGAGTCAGGAAGCCCGGGGAGACCCTCAGACTGACCTGCACCGTGTCCGGATTCTCTCTCACTAGCTACGAGGTGAACTGGGTCCGCCAGCCAGCGGGGAAAGGGCTGGACTGGCTGGGAATTATCTGGACGGGTGGGGGCACTGCTTATAGCAATGCTCTCAAAAATCGCCTCAGCATCACCAAAGACAACTCCAAAAGCCAAGTGttcctgcaactgaccggcctgcagCCCGCAGACACCTCCGTGTATTACTgtgccagacacaca CCCAGACCCGGCCgctcaccccgctcagagccagcgCCGGGCTTCAGCTTCCCATCCCGCCTGGGGACCGAGCCGCCAGCCGCAGACatgacccccagcctggccatcgCCTTCCTCCTGCTACTCCCCGCGG GTGTCTATTCCCAGGCCagcctggtggagtccggagggggagTCAAGAAACCTGGCGAGACCCTCAGACTGACCTGCACCGTGTCCAGATTCTCTCTCACTAGCTACGCGGTGCAGTGGGCCCGCCAGCCCGTGGGGAAAGGGCTGGACTGGCTGGGAGTTATCTGGAGTGATGGAAGCAATAAGTTTAATGATGCTTTCAAAAATCGGCTCACCATCAGCAGAGACACCTCCCAAAGCCAAGTGttcctgcaactgaccggcctgcagCCCGCAGACACCTCCGTGTACCACTGTGCCGGACACACAGTGAGGGGAAACCTATTACAGCCCCCACTAAAACCAACCTTGCAGAGAAGCAGCCTTCCCGTgtga